From the Lactuca sativa cultivar Salinas chromosome 9, Lsat_Salinas_v11, whole genome shotgun sequence genome, the window TTCATGGATGAGCCGACTTCCGGTCTAGATGCAAGAGCAGCGGCTATCGTCATGAGAGCTGTCAGGAACACGGTGGACACTGGCCGGACTGTTGTGTGTACTATTCATCAACCGAGTATAGACATTTTTGAAGCTTTTGATGAGGTAAGATTCATATATATAcccttttttgattttttgacgatttaatgtttttttatcacTTGGGTATGCTTAAAACTTAAGAAAGATTTCATCTTTATGTAGCTGTTCTTGATGAAGAGAGGAGGACAAGTCATATACGCAGGGCCTCTTGGACAATATTCGCACCTTCTTGTCGAGTATTTTGAAGTGAGGAACCATCTTTTCTTAATTAGCTTTAAGTATAAtcacaaaaaataacaaaatagaaGGTCCATTTAACAAattaacaacttttttttttctttaccaTTTTAACAAAATAAGATCTATGTCGCAATAGATTAATTGAAgaatttcacaaaatacaaataatttcGCAATATAATTgtgaaatatgattttttttttctaatttgtaAGCCTTTTGTGATGGGCACCTTAAGTAAGGAAACTTCACAATTCATAATTGACCCTATTTCGATGATTATTGGCTAAAAATatggtttttttttattacatggTAACatccattttggtcatttgggtaaatttttacattttttcagTCGATTAATGGAGTTTCCAAGATCAAAGAAGGATACAACCCAGCAACATGGATGCTAGACGTCAGTTCTACAGCAGTTGAAGCTCAACTTGGAGTTGATTTTGCTGACATTTTCGCAAATTCTGATCTCTACAAGTATAAAAACCTACcaagatttttgttttttttcagaTGTTTTATTAATCTTTAAATTAACAATCTCTCAAAACTTATGCCATTTTTTTCCATGGATGATTTTTAGGAGGAATGAAAAGCTTATCAAAGAGTTGAGTACACCACCAGAAGACTCTCATGATCTTCATTTTGCTACACAGTTTTCACAGCCGTCTTTTGAACAGTTCAAAGCGTGTTTCTGGAAACAACATTGGTCGTACTGGCGAAACCCACAGTACAACGTTGTTAGATTTTTCATGACGGCAGTTATTGGTCTTATATTTGGCGTTATCTTCTGGGGCAAAGGAGAGATAATGTAAGACTCAGTTTTACTATATTTAAAGTCAAACTACTAACCAATATGTTGACCATGAAGAAAAGTCAAACTAGATTAATGTTTTCCCGccattataacaaaaaaaaaaactattgttTTCAAACAGGAGCAAACAACAAGATTTGTCCAATCTAATGGGAGCAATGTACGCTGCGGTTTTGTTCCTTGGTGGAACAAACACCTCTGCCGTTCAATCGGTTGTTGCGATTGAACGGACAGTGTTTTATCGAGAAAAAGCAGCCGGAATGTACTCAGCATTACCGTATGCTTTTGCTCAAGTTTTGGTGGAAACCATTTACGTTGGGATCCAAACATTTCTTTATAGTCTTCTTCTTTACTCCATGATTGGATTCGAATGGGATTTGGGGAAGTTCTTGTGGTTCTATTATTACGTGTTCATGTGCTTTGTGTACTTCACTTTGTAtggaatgatgcttgtggctcTAACTCCAAGCTACCAGATTGCTGCCATTGTCATGTCCTTCTTCCTTAGCTTCTGGAATTTGTTCTCTGGTTTCCTCATTCCAAGAACAGTAAGTTTTCGctacacctttttttttttttttggcattcATTAGGAGTAATGTCAATTTGTGCTACCAAAAAAGTGGGACATAGGTTTTTCTGTGCAAAAAACATAATATCCTATTCTTTCTTATTATCAAAAATAGTCTAGAAAGTTTGTTCTTTGCAACAAACACAACCTTATAGTTTAAGTATTTAATGGGGAATTTTTAATCCGCTAAGCTATATATAGATTTTTTCGGCATAATACCGGAAGAACAATTTGAAAGAAAAAGTCATAGAAATGAATATTTCTCCATAATTAAGTCCTAACCGTTTACAAAATTTACTGCGATTTGTCAAGTGTGctgttattttctattttttaaaccAGTTATCCATAACAGTTGATGagaatagaaagaaaaaaaaatgtaagtCTCAGATAGAGTTTGGTATACATTGATCAAAATTCGAACGAGATCAAACATCATGATTATTTCCCATtgacaattttgaattcaaaGGGAAGAGGTGTTTATTCTTTCCATTCCATGCATGATGgaatataacaatacataatcattataaatttaatttcatttatattcaattacgtactattatttgttatttgctaAAAGATAAGTGACATTTTTTGCAGCAAATCCCGATTTGGTGGAGATGGTACTATTGGGGATCACCGGTTGCATGGACAATCTACGGGCTTATAACATCTCAACTAGGCGACAAGACAAACCTCGTTCATGTGCCTAAACATGGAAACATGGAGGTTAAGGTTTACCTAAAGGAATTCCTAGGATACGAACACGATTTCCTAGGATACGTTGCTCTTGCTCATGTTGGTTGGGTACTCTTGTTCTTTGCTGTCTTTGTATATGGCATCAAGGCATTGAACTTCCAACGGCGCTGATTTGATTCCAACGAAGATTTTTATCGATTGTATCTTTTTTTTTCCTGTTTTTACAAGAATTGGGAATATATAATAATTGAACGTTGAGATTTTGTACAATAAAGATTAAAGAACAAACTCGTTTGACTTGTGGTTAAAGGAAGAGTGGGGAAGAGGTGGTGGGGTCGGCGCCGGCCTTTGACTTCTTGAGGTCAAGAAATTAGTGAAGTCAATAACTATAATGTCAACCCTCGTGAGGTGTTTCAGATCTTCAAACGATTAAGTCATATATATAGAGTGAGAAACTTGATTATAGTATAAGCATTATCAATTTAATTGCTGATCGCATATTTCTTTAAAACCAATAAAAGAGCATTAGTTAGGGTGAATGTTATGGGAAACTTGTTTAATAATATAATGACTAATGAGAATCAtattgtgttgttttttttttacacTGAGGAAATTTTTATAGATAAGTTAGTGGAAGATAAAAGATCATGCGACACGAAGTTCTTGGACTCGAAGAAATATctcgtatctcattatttattttaCCTACTAAAAGTCTAACACGATGACTAAGAAAATAATTATAGAACAAGATTACTAGGAtcctaattagtaattataaggtttcttttatttctttaaaatcatattatttgatttgaTATATAAGTTAACGAAAAATCTATGATTTATAATCACAAACttgattttaaagaaattttcaatcatatattttgataaattttagTATTTATATTATGATAAGTTATAAGATTTGTATTATGatcaaatataatatttatattacacTTTGCACATTCCTTATTACTTACTATTCCACTATGGTGTTTCCAATTGGGACTTCAAAAGTGAACACCATacacccttaaggctcaaaagcACACAAATGAGGATTGGGGTTTCAAATGGACGGTTTAGGGTAATGGGGCCGAGGATGGAAGGGCCTCAAGGGAGTTAGAGTCTTTAAATAAGGTTCCACCCTCGGAAATTTATTCGCTCCTATGTACTGCGTAGGAGACTACCCTACGCCCCACGTAGGAACAAACTTCACAAATACaaggcactactagaaaaatagccttttacgacgcgcaaaccatgaCACTCATTAATTTATGTTACGCAACCGATAGTGACATTAAAAACGTGTCATCTATtcagaaaatttaaggatttaggtcacgcattattgcgcgcccttaaattattgtcataagaaaaaaaattaaaaacacggagggcgctgtatCTTAAATGCGCGCCCTCTGgaggtgtcgctttataatttttatgaACGCGCGTTCTTTAGTTACAAGCGGGAAAAGAAAAGCCgaaaaaattagaaaagcccgctaACTCTTTGACCTAAGCGTTTTGACGCATCTTTCATTCTCCTCACACTGCTGTGCAACCTTTTCCAAGGTAACGATTTCATCTCCATCTCTCGACTTCATCATCTCAATGAAGAAAAAAGGCTTCTGATTTCCATTATCTGCTTCATCTCTGCTGTGATTTCACCTGCTTCATCTCTTCTGTTCTTGAGAATACTCGCCAACAGTGTTCTTCCACTATTCCTTGACCTGCTTCTTTCTGTATTCTTTTATCCACAATGTCTTCAAAGACATTCTCACACACTttctaaaaaaatcattttttctcTCTCAAGAACCCTAGCCGTCACTCACACCACCATATTTGTAGTGTGTTCTGTTCAGATATATATGCATCGATGAAACAAGGAACCTTGATATGGAAGGCCACCCAAGTATTAACTCTTCAAGATTCAGGCCCCTGACACCCCATTTACATCAGACTACGAACACCACCGCAAACAATGGATGTTGGTGGTTTGGTCTCACACCTTCTTTACTGTGGGATACAGATCCTAACCATCTgacctccctctctctctctctcatgacgAAGAACACAATTTGAAGGATTATCAATCAAGAATGATTGGTTATGGTTATGATTTAAAAGGCAAACTGAATATATCAGTCGATATCGATGGAGGGTTTGCGAAAACCAAGGTAATAATTTTGATTTGCTTTTAGTTGGTGTTTCTCTTACTGGTACCCTTCTTTCACATTCTCAAATTATGTGTTCTTCTGTGTGGATTTGTTTGAAATTTGAAAGAAAGTTTTATGAAGCACTCCAATTGCTCGATGAAATGCTTGAACCAGGTTTTTGGATTCATTCCAGTCAGTTATTAGATCATGCATTACTACATTTAATCTCAATTTAGTTGTGGATTTTGTTGACTTAATCTATGTTATGAGCATATTGGATAAATTGTAACAGAATCCTCATATGATATTCTCCTTCCTATAGACTCGCACCTATTTTGTCACCTGCCTCATGGTATCATATCCAGAGAGCTAAAGTAGCATTTATATATTGGCAGTAAACTCGAATCGATAACATAGATTTTGAAACCGAAATTCGTTTACTCATAACTACATATTTTGAAAACCCCTGGAGTATGATTGGAATTGTTCCGTTGTTAATATCTACGAGTCTATCTAATTTCCCAGGAGAAGGTCGCGAATCCATTGTTCGAGAAACGACCAAAGCAATTTGGAATCGGTGGAGCTTTGCCTCCTAAGAAGGATCTTCACAGATTCGTAAGATGGCCTCAAGTCGTCCGAATTCAGAGAAAGAGGAGAATCCTCAAGCAGCGTTTGAAGGTCCCACCAGCATTGAACCAGTTTACCAAAACCCTTGACAAGAATCTCGGTATAATGCTCATCCTTAACAATAATTTTGTTCTAATTCCAACTATGTTCTTACTCCTTTTACAATCCACCGAGTTTCATCAAACTGATAGACAAATCTCTGTTTATGAAATTATGAAGCAACGACTTTGTTCAAGATGCTACTCAAGTACAGGCCGGAAGACAAAGCAGCCAAAAAGGAACGCCTGTTGAAGAGAGCTCAAGCTGAATCAGAAGGAAAGACTGTTGAAGCTAAGAAACCCATTGTTGTGAAGTATGGTCTTAACCATATTACCTACCTTATCGAGCAGGTTTTTCTCATTTACACTCACTGTAATCTTCTATTTCTTTTTCTTCTAAAGTGCTTAATGACATATTATGTTCCATTTCAGAACAAGGCACAATTGGTGATCATTGCCCATGATGTTGATCCAATTGAATTGGTTGTCTGGCTTCCTGCACTCTGCAGAAAGATGGAAATCCCTTACTGCATTGTAAAGGGGAAATCTCGTTTAGGAACTGTAAGTTTTTCCCTTATCatactttttacttttttttttcttctcattTTCAGTTGTGAGTGACAATTCTTTTTGTATTACCTTTATGGCTATTTTCTGTTTTTTAGGAAAAGAATACGGTCTTTTCCAGAGAGCTTCTTGTCACCTCTTGATTTGGTTGTTGTTCCAGGAGACAATAAGATGACGTCGCTCCTCACCACCTCCTGCTGATGCCACACATTTTCTCTTTACTACTTGCCAAACTTCAAAGTTTCTTTCATCATATCACATGAACCATTAGAAAATTAATTTGAAGGCCTGtagccatctctctctctctctctctctctctcttcacccTTTTCTCCCGATTTTTTTGGGTCCAATATTTCTTTGTTCATCGTCATTGCTGCTTGTTACCTATCTATGGCCACCATGAAATATTGAATAAaccaatttttatttaatttggtTGAATACAGGTAGTTGTTTCATTCGAAATTTGGATCTTTTTATCTTCCTTTGTTTAGGTTATAATCCAGTTGGGTTGTATCCAGTATATAAGTTTATGGCTTGTTATATGTCAGTAGTTATATATGATAGTTATAATTCTGACCTTACCATGTTCAAATACTGGGcttatcccttttgtattatgtATCTTCAATTCGGTTTATTCTTTGTAATATAGCCTTTCTAGATTTTGTAATTTTCTAACTGGAGTAAATTATTTTTGTATTGTTTTAAGCAGAACTTTGTGTTTAAACACTAATTCCAATGGGTTATTGCTGGTTGCTGTTCAGGCAGACATCAAGCTTCTCCACCAGCCTTGCCAGCAACAGTTACCTTCTGTGTCCCTGAGTACCTGTACAAGAATGACAACCTTACATCTTGATTGACAACCTTACCCTTGATGCACCCTTTAACTTCTCTGCTATGGAAGGGCAATATCATAATTATGTTTATGGGCATGAatattacatatttttcttttcttatctCAGGCCAAATGACTTTCATGATTTTGCAGAGTATTTTGTACAAAtaaggtggaggtggaggtgcTGCAGCAGTATTTTGCAGAGTATTTGCTAATATTTATCACCCGCCTCAACCGATAACCACTGGTGCAGTTGACCCATTGGCTGGTGGTGGACCGGGTAGTGTGGACATTTTGGGACCTGCAGCAGTAGCTAGTGTCTATCAGCAGCAACAACCCCAACCAACTCAAATCAACTGGCCTAACAACTACTAAAGTAACAAACTTCAACAAtcaaaacccaaaacccaaaaaGGTATGAATGGATGGAATTGGATTATTAGGGATTTGAGTTGAGTGTAAATCAtcttatataggagggagaggaGGTTGGAAGTTTTGATAGAAGAGATTATGTTATTGttggaggatatatatatatatatatatatatatatatatatatatatatatatatatagacacacacacacacacacacacacatatatatatatatatatatatatatatatatatatatgatacatataaacaaaaaaaaaagatgaattcCTCTTGTAACCGATATACTTAGATGATGCAGGGAAGACACTTTCAATAGGCTGCAAGTTAGTATATTTGACATCCATAACCTTGCACTCTTGGCATGTGGAAGCTCATGAGTTTCTATTAATGTATAAACAGGGGTGCAATTTGCATTTGGTCTGCTTCATATAGGTTCTGGAGTTAGATGGACTCTTGTGGATTTTCTTCGAGGCCATGGTGATGAACAAATAAGTGCACTCTCATGGAGTCCTGATGGAAGATTCCTAAGTAGCTTTTGTTTTGCTTGCATGCTGCTTTTCTTATTCAGTGCTACTTTGATCTATTTTGAAATGTTGATTTTTAGAGTCTTTTTGCATGACCAAATTTAATATCCAGTTATATTATAATGCTTCCCTTAACATATCTTCACATATGTACCATCTGCTTCATATGAGAGCTCATCGTTCACAATGTGGGATTTTGCTCAAGGTATATTCTTATGCATGTTGAGTTTTTCAATATACCCTAGAAAAGTTAATCATAACTATGCtcttgttgttttttttaaaaggaAGTTAAAGGCGTAtttctataataaatatattGTTCTTGCAGTGGGAATTCTATTGTTGCTGAGCTACATGGTGAAGTTGGGTGGCCAGGTAAGCACTTGATGTTTTATTCTAGAAAAAGAAATGTTtatgcatacatacatacatacatacatacatacatacatacatacatacataaatacatacaatAAAAATGTCAAAACAAAGCTAGAGGCTTATTCTTTAAATTTACATATGCAGATAAATCTGTTACTTGATCATCAAAGTTTTTTCAAACATCAAAACCGTGTTGATTCAAAACACCTTCCAAATCCCACCTCTTTCATttctatatttgttttttttgaagCATCTTCTAGCTATGGTGAACCAAAATACACTCAAGGAGAAAACATCTAGTGGTATGCAGGGTGTAAACAACGAATGGTGCACACTTCTTCACCTTCTTGGCTGTTGTCTTCTTTCACAAGCACATCTTCAATCATCAT encodes:
- the LOC128128968 gene encoding 60S ribosomal protein L7a-2-like, with the translated sequence MIGYGYDLKGKLNISVDIDGGFAKTKYLRVYLISQEKVANPLFEKRPKQFGIGGALPPKKDLHRFVRWPQVVRIQRKRRILKQRLKVPPALNQFTKTLDKNLATTLFKMLLKYRPEDKAAKKERLLKRAQAESEGKTVEAKKPIVVKYGLNHITYLIEQNKAQLVIIAHDVDPIELVVWLPALCRKMEIPYCIVKGKSRLGTVSFSLIILFTFFFLLIFSCE